The sequence GATCAGGGAGACTGTGGGAATTATTCCTGTACCGGAAGATGTGAAACTCCGTGTAGAGGCGCCTCAGGATCGACCGTTTTGCGGGAGAGCAGATCATGACAGGATAAAGCAGGTACTAATGAACCTGGTTGACAATGCGATCCGTTATGCCAGTCCGGGAGAGGTAACCGTAGCGATTCATCAGGTGGATCATAAGCTTCAGATCGATGTAAGTGATACAGGAGCGGGTCTCAGTCCTGAGGATGCATCGAGGGTATTTGACAAATTTTACCGTTCCAGGTCAGCTAAGAAGATGAAGTCCAAGGGCAGCGGGCTGGGGCTTACCATAGCCAAGAACATTGTCG comes from Fibrobacter sp. and encodes:
- a CDS encoding HAMP domain-containing histidine kinase, translating into IRETVGIIPVPEDVKLRVEAPQDRPFCGRADHDRIKQVLMNLVDNAIRYASPGEVTVAIHQVDHKLQIDVSDTGAGLSPEDASRVFDKFYRSRSAKKMKSKGSGLGLTIAKNIVEAHGGEIWVKSEKGKGSTFSFTIPEGENCDEEEDTDS